The Sphingobium yanoikuyae genome contains a region encoding:
- a CDS encoding Rap1a/Tai family immunity protein, with protein MRPRRWILLCAALAALPDSAIGQTEPASATGSALFVSCQANEPRCGAYLQGVLDMMIVARKAECRAPRYDRSALRAAYLRWAEQNSYFMSVHMVAGAERSLAKAWPCQ; from the coding sequence TGTTATGCGCCGCTTTGGCCGCCCTGCCTGATAGTGCGATCGGCCAAACCGAACCCGCGTCGGCGACGGGCTCGGCGTTGTTCGTAAGCTGTCAAGCGAATGAGCCGCGATGCGGCGCTTACCTCCAAGGCGTGCTCGACATGATGATCGTCGCGCGAAAAGCGGAATGCCGCGCTCCACGCTATGACCGATCGGCGCTGCGCGCGGCATATTTACGCTGGGCGGAGCAGAATAGCTATTTTATGAGTGTTCATATGGTGGCCGGAGCTGAACGCTCGTTAGCGAAGGCTTGGCCATGTCAGTAG
- a CDS encoding DUF3768 domain-containing protein, with translation MQNAPDRAAHIERIAALNDTLRANITKPTGLDRIVMTAGIAGGIGDVTTWSGWRKRAELLRTVRDFDAFSPDSPERDFGRFEWQEAVCYFKIDYYDPSLEWGSANPADPAVTARVLTIMWAYEY, from the coding sequence ATGCAGAACGCTCCCGACCGCGCCGCGCATATCGAACGCATCGCCGCGCTGAACGACACGTTGCGGGCTAACATTACGAAGCCGACCGGCCTTGATCGCATCGTCATGACGGCGGGGATCGCCGGGGGCATCGGCGACGTGACGACGTGGAGCGGATGGCGCAAGCGGGCCGAGCTGCTCCGGACTGTGCGCGATTTTGACGCCTTCAGCCCTGACAGCCCCGAGCGGGATTTCGGACGGTTCGAGTGGCAGGAAGCCGTCTGCTATTTCAAAATCGACTATTACGACCCCTCTCTTGAGTGGGGATCGGCGAACCCGGCTGACCCGGCAGTCACAGCCCGCGTCCTGACGATCATGTGGGCCTACGAATACTGA
- a CDS encoding DUF4942 domain-containing protein, whose product MTNELMNRVQIDEITAGRDAAIAKWLEAYDSFHALTDAANGLCFAGGISLPIPADDRYSDSGLTRAFHSAAPHNTRDRETGAVSSVSGRDHFRAKITVAMDRRCWRHLLETLGFDQLLDRQAREEFYKGINDTPPAFTSENCANTFGHIWENRRGLYLRGIANTFSALDRRFRSHDGFKIGSRLIIERALSDSRSYWTDYNRRDTLRDVERVFRELDELGPVPESASIARRITDTREATPFVIEGDYFRVRVFGNGNLHLWFERKDLLQRVNLLLAEHYGEAIGDAYDNTEADDAPQFHMTHAKDFGAFMSSDAVAAQVIRLAEIGRGMGVLEPSAGTGMLAKAAREAGGNVACIEIQPGMAHELRVLHGFGDVREADFLSLKPRPIYDRIVMNPPFDRGRDCDHVRHAFAFLKPGGVLIAVMSARAEFREDARHRALHKIVDQCKPSWGWKKWHDLPEGSFAHAGTNINTVILAIRKPG is encoded by the coding sequence ATGACCAACGAATTGATGAACCGCGTCCAGATCGACGAGATCACCGCAGGCCGGGACGCCGCGATTGCCAAATGGCTTGAGGCTTACGACAGTTTCCACGCTCTCACCGATGCTGCCAATGGGCTTTGCTTCGCCGGGGGCATCAGCCTGCCCATTCCTGCGGATGACCGCTACAGCGATAGCGGCCTGACGCGCGCGTTCCATAGCGCCGCCCCGCACAACACCCGCGACCGGGAAACTGGCGCGGTCAGCAGCGTCAGCGGACGCGACCATTTCCGCGCGAAAATCACCGTCGCCATGGATCGGCGATGCTGGCGGCACCTTCTCGAAACGCTGGGATTCGACCAGCTTCTCGACCGGCAGGCCCGAGAGGAGTTCTACAAGGGGATCAACGACACGCCGCCCGCCTTCACGTCTGAGAATTGCGCCAACACCTTCGGCCATATTTGGGAGAACCGGCGCGGCCTCTATCTGCGCGGCATCGCCAATACCTTTTCGGCGCTGGACCGGCGCTTTCGCTCGCATGATGGCTTCAAGATCGGCAGCCGTCTCATCATTGAACGCGCCTTGAGCGACAGCCGGTCCTACTGGACCGACTATAATCGACGGGACACTCTGCGCGATGTCGAGCGGGTTTTCCGCGAGCTGGACGAGCTGGGGCCGGTTCCTGAAAGCGCCAGCATCGCGCGCCGCATCACCGATACGCGCGAGGCGACCCCCTTCGTCATCGAGGGCGATTATTTCCGGGTCCGCGTCTTCGGGAACGGTAATCTGCACCTGTGGTTCGAGCGCAAAGACCTCTTGCAGCGGGTGAACCTCTTGCTCGCCGAGCATTATGGCGAAGCAATCGGCGATGCCTACGACAACACCGAGGCGGACGATGCCCCGCAATTCCACATGACCCACGCCAAGGATTTCGGCGCGTTCATGTCGAGCGATGCCGTCGCGGCGCAGGTTATCCGCCTCGCCGAGATCGGGCGGGGCATGGGTGTGCTGGAACCCAGCGCCGGGACCGGGATGCTGGCGAAGGCCGCGCGCGAGGCTGGCGGAAATGTCGCCTGCATCGAGATACAGCCGGGCATGGCGCACGAGCTGCGCGTCCTGCACGGCTTCGGCGATGTGCGCGAGGCAGATTTCCTCAGCCTCAAACCGAGGCCGATCTATGACCGCATCGTCATGAACCCGCCTTTTGATCGCGGGCGTGATTGCGATCATGTCCGCCATGCCTTCGCTTTCCTGAAGCCGGGGGGCGTGCTGATCGCTGTCATGAGCGCCCGCGCCGAGTTTCGGGAGGATGCACGGCACCGCGCGCTCCACAAGATCGTCGATCAGTGCAAGCCGTCCTGGGGCTGGAAGAAGTGGCACGACCTTCCCGAAGGATCGTTCGCCCACGCCGGAACCAACATCAACACCGTCATTTTGGCAATCCGCAAGCCGGGGTGA
- a CDS encoding ParB/RepB/Spo0J family partition protein: MVKTSKPTILHLTVDQLHRSDLNVRKKPSSAASDAEVSASLLSVGLIQPMVVIPREAGGYEVVAGDRRRRLLTALAEADPSRKGMTFPCMKVDDLSKVTEISMAENRAREAMSLPDVYKGFAAIRAERPEATLEELGAMFGYDVARTARIMRIANLHPEIMDLYSAGEIGDAEAQAYAATEDRSLQIAVYRQLEQQATRPHEKNANAIRKAMNSGDHELTKLMRYVGVDAYRAAGGDFEADLFSQDGAGIVQNPDVLRDLAEQRVEEDKDRYEHNIVRNGRMLGEKWGLADLQFSWAASPPQIKQYGYLSTDHELRIREQKRGALPKATAKTYASMEKRLAAMIGEDDEPLPGQEEAFEKLTAEMAELDAQRTVILPSKGAVVAVASIENDGTFDVELWFADRAAKGAELPKGATGQRGPKPEPTPGEAERARFGLSKDNMQVMMLIRRDMIRAELMQSACAGSSLALDFMLFSQARTILTPTPGYGNTVYFHGEHQGINDLTHDEDGTTKIHDLVGSRPERAAWLTTKEGLASSAWVSTRDPIEGFILFRQLPASEKNKVTAMIAGHMLLATTSVYAEGRTPRMVRELANCIEAEPGFGRWRDAVELDEAFFSTFSNKARLALLDTWGLADRAKGMKGNETAAFCARIANCDDQDAKLLGLHPDDVAEAVNWLPDFMESGNVPPLPVEEEEQEDDEGDEFGDDEDQDDDHEQIDEAA; this comes from the coding sequence ATGGTTAAGACTTCCAAGCCCACGATCCTGCATCTGACGGTCGATCAGCTTCATCGCAGCGACCTCAATGTCCGCAAGAAGCCATCCAGCGCCGCGAGCGATGCCGAGGTTTCCGCTTCGCTGCTGTCCGTCGGTCTCATTCAGCCGATGGTGGTTATCCCTCGCGAGGCCGGGGGGTATGAGGTGGTGGCCGGGGATCGCCGTCGCCGTCTTCTCACCGCGCTGGCCGAGGCCGATCCGAGCCGGAAGGGCATGACCTTTCCGTGCATGAAGGTCGATGATTTGAGCAAGGTCACGGAAATCAGCATGGCCGAGAACCGCGCGCGCGAGGCGATGTCGCTACCCGATGTCTATAAGGGTTTTGCCGCCATTCGGGCCGAGCGCCCCGAAGCAACCCTAGAGGAGCTGGGGGCGATGTTCGGCTATGATGTGGCCCGAACCGCGCGGATCATGCGGATCGCCAATCTTCACCCGGAAATCATGGACCTCTACAGCGCCGGGGAGATCGGGGACGCCGAGGCGCAGGCATATGCCGCGACCGAGGATCGCTCGCTACAGATCGCGGTCTATCGCCAGTTGGAGCAGCAGGCGACCCGGCCTCACGAGAAGAACGCCAATGCCATTCGCAAGGCGATGAACTCCGGCGACCACGAATTGACGAAGCTCATGCGCTATGTCGGCGTCGATGCCTATCGCGCAGCGGGCGGGGATTTCGAGGCCGACCTGTTTTCGCAGGATGGTGCGGGGATCGTCCAGAATCCCGATGTGCTTCGCGACCTCGCAGAGCAGCGCGTCGAGGAGGACAAGGATCGGTACGAGCATAACATCGTCCGCAATGGCCGGATGCTCGGCGAGAAGTGGGGCCTTGCCGACCTGCAGTTTTCGTGGGCCGCTTCCCCGCCGCAGATCAAGCAATATGGCTATCTCTCGACCGACCATGAACTTCGCATCCGGGAGCAGAAGCGGGGCGCGTTGCCCAAGGCTACCGCGAAAACCTATGCGTCGATGGAGAAGCGCCTTGCCGCGATGATCGGTGAGGATGACGAGCCGCTGCCCGGTCAGGAGGAGGCTTTCGAGAAACTGACGGCCGAGATGGCGGAGCTGGACGCGCAGCGCACCGTCATCCTGCCCAGCAAGGGCGCGGTCGTGGCCGTGGCGTCCATCGAGAATGACGGCACTTTCGACGTCGAGCTTTGGTTCGCGGATCGAGCTGCCAAGGGCGCGGAATTGCCCAAGGGGGCGACCGGGCAGCGTGGACCCAAGCCCGAGCCGACACCGGGAGAGGCCGAGCGGGCGCGCTTCGGGCTGTCCAAGGACAATATGCAGGTGATGATGCTGATCCGGCGCGACATGATCCGGGCCGAGTTGATGCAGTCGGCTTGCGCGGGTTCGTCGCTTGCGCTCGACTTCATGCTGTTCTCGCAAGCCCGCACCATTCTCACCCCGACGCCGGGTTATGGGAATACGGTCTATTTCCATGGCGAGCATCAGGGGATCAACGACCTGACGCATGACGAGGACGGTACGACCAAGATTCACGATCTTGTCGGGAGCCGCCCCGAACGGGCCGCATGGCTGACCACCAAGGAGGGCTTGGCATCGAGCGCGTGGGTTTCGACGCGCGATCCCATCGAAGGCTTCATTCTGTTCCGTCAGTTGCCCGCGAGCGAGAAGAACAAGGTGACGGCCATGATCGCCGGACACATGCTCTTGGCTACCACATCGGTCTATGCCGAGGGCCGCACCCCCCGCATGGTCCGCGAGCTTGCCAATTGCATCGAGGCGGAGCCGGGTTTCGGGCGTTGGCGCGATGCCGTCGAACTGGATGAGGCGTTTTTCTCCACCTTCTCGAACAAGGCCCGTCTGGCCCTTCTCGACACTTGGGGGCTGGCGGATCGAGCCAAGGGCATGAAGGGGAACGAAACCGCCGCCTTCTGCGCCCGCATCGCGAATTGCGACGATCAGGACGCCAAGTTGCTCGGCCTTCATCCCGATGATGTTGCCGAGGCCGTGAACTGGCTTCCCGACTTCATGGAGAGCGGCAACGTGCCCCCTCTGCCCGTCGAGGAGGAGGAACAGGAAGACGACGAGGGCGACGAGTTTGGGGACGATGAGGATCAGGACGACGATCACGAGCAGATCGACGAAGCCGCTTGA
- a CDS encoding DUF6884 domain-containing protein has protein sequence MARHCVREPRYIPPVHVIGEQPDLFGGPTISHATERKPISNKWMSDMTKWAVSPWLGDMDPESALEPETVLETAPAPLPVYLVACVAAKLDHAAEARDLYASPWFRKARAHVERTGAPWLILSAKHGLIAPSAVIEPYDVTLGAMGAGARRLWGARVLDELARAVDARAPLIVLAGRTYRDPLWPSIAQRASVPMEGMGIGEQLAWLTREA, from the coding sequence ATGGCCCGCCATTGCGTTCGCGAACCCCGCTATATCCCACCCGTTCACGTCATAGGCGAGCAGCCCGATCTATTCGGAGGCCCGACCATCAGCCACGCGACCGAGCGCAAGCCGATCAGCAACAAGTGGATGAGCGACATGACGAAATGGGCCGTGTCGCCATGGCTCGGCGACATGGACCCGGAAAGCGCCCTTGAGCCGGAAACCGTTCTCGAGACAGCGCCCGCCCCGCTCCCCGTCTATCTGGTCGCCTGCGTCGCCGCGAAGCTGGACCACGCGGCTGAGGCGCGCGACCTCTACGCCTCCCCTTGGTTCCGCAAGGCCCGCGCCCATGTCGAGCGCACCGGCGCCCCGTGGCTGATCCTTTCGGCCAAGCATGGCCTGATCGCCCCCAGCGCCGTCATCGAGCCGTATGATGTCACCCTTGGCGCGATGGGGGCTGGCGCGCGCCGCCTATGGGGCGCCCGTGTGTTGGACGAGCTGGCCCGCGCTGTGGACGCCCGCGCTCCGCTGATCGTCCTCGCAGGGCGGACTTACCGCGATCCCCTCTGGCCGAGCATCGCCCAGCGGGCGAGCGTGCCGATGGAGGGCATGGGCATCGGCGAGCAACTGGCTTGGCTCACGCGAGAGGCGTGA
- a CDS encoding IS110 family transposase, with protein MSIVILGVDLGKNACSVVGVDAAGAVIVRKSMRRQTLIDYVTKLPACVIAMEACCGAHNLGRLFAAQGHEIRLMSPEYVRPYVKAQKNDDRDAEGIAEAASRPTMRFVELKTQEQLDIQTLHRVRSRLVAERTNLINQLRAILLERGTIFPAGRRKLELGIDAMLAAEDTALSPRLKQLVGELRAEWHELDTKVEALNGEFVELARNDAAARRLTSIPGIGTLNATALIAAVGDASSFAKARDLGAWLGLVPRQHTTGGKPRLLGISKRGNTYLRTLLIHGARAALPSLARSETPLGRWLTGMIERGVHRNAIVVALANKLARIAWAALRKEVSFERGYPAAA; from the coding sequence ATGTCTATTGTTATCCTTGGCGTTGATTTGGGCAAGAATGCCTGCAGTGTCGTAGGCGTTGATGCAGCAGGCGCTGTCATCGTGCGTAAGTCGATGCGCCGACAGACACTTATCGATTACGTGACCAAGCTTCCGGCTTGCGTGATTGCAATGGAGGCGTGCTGTGGTGCCCACAACCTTGGTCGCCTTTTCGCCGCGCAGGGGCACGAAATCAGATTGATGTCGCCGGAGTACGTACGCCCGTATGTCAAAGCGCAGAAGAATGATGATCGTGATGCGGAGGGGATTGCCGAGGCCGCCTCGCGCCCGACTATGCGCTTCGTCGAACTCAAGACTCAGGAGCAGTTGGACATCCAGACCCTCCACCGCGTCAGGTCCCGCCTGGTAGCCGAGCGCACAAACCTTATCAACCAACTGCGGGCGATCCTCCTGGAGCGGGGGACCATTTTTCCGGCCGGCCGGCGCAAGCTGGAGTTGGGCATTGATGCCATGCTGGCCGCCGAAGATACGGCCCTATCACCACGCTTGAAGCAACTGGTGGGTGAACTGCGCGCCGAATGGCACGAACTTGATACCAAGGTCGAGGCACTGAACGGCGAGTTTGTCGAACTGGCTCGCAATGATGCAGCTGCCCGGCGGCTCACGTCCATCCCCGGCATCGGCACGTTGAACGCAACCGCTTTGATTGCAGCCGTGGGCGATGCCAGCAGCTTTGCCAAAGCGCGAGACTTGGGTGCTTGGCTCGGCTTGGTACCCAGGCAACATACTACCGGCGGCAAGCCCCGGCTGCTCGGCATCTCCAAGCGTGGCAACACCTATTTGCGCACTTTGCTCATCCATGGCGCCCGGGCAGCATTACCGTCACTGGCGCGCAGCGAAACCCCGCTGGGACGTTGGTTGACAGGAATGATCGAGCGAGGAGTTCATCGCAACGCAATCGTCGTCGCATTGGCTAATAAACTGGCGCGGATCGCTTGGGCAGCCCTTCGCAAAGAAGTGAGCTTCGAACGCGGCTATCCAGCAGCGGCATAA
- a CDS encoding ArdC family protein, with product MKRSTPSNTQRADIYQEVTDHIISLLESGCRPWSPSWTSGAATLPRRHGGEAYQGINILLLWSQAMRRGYRNPTWMTFKQALELGGNVRKGERGSMVVYAGSLTPKGGEDSPADGEGERRIPFLKRYVVFNVEQIEGLPEGKYPTPEPVIQNRDERDADLDRAFAAYGVAITEQEGGAYYNEQADRITMPLYESFTSGNAFYATLAHEGIHASGHKSRLDRETLHKYGESIATRAKEELVAEIGAAFLCAALGMEPTEREDHAAYIDHWLSALRHDKRAIFQAATAAQAASNFILAAMDADEAQRAAA from the coding sequence ATGAAGCGCAGCACCCCCAGCAACACCCAGCGGGCGGACATCTATCAGGAGGTGACGGACCATATCATTTCCCTGCTGGAAAGCGGTTGCCGTCCTTGGTCCCCGTCGTGGACGAGTGGAGCGGCGACCTTGCCCCGGCGTCACGGGGGCGAAGCCTATCAGGGCATCAATATCCTGTTGCTTTGGTCGCAGGCGATGCGGCGCGGCTACCGCAATCCCACATGGATGACCTTCAAGCAGGCTTTGGAGCTTGGTGGGAACGTCCGCAAGGGCGAGCGCGGCTCGATGGTTGTCTATGCCGGAAGCCTCACCCCGAAGGGCGGCGAGGACAGCCCTGCCGATGGCGAAGGCGAGCGGCGTATCCCCTTCCTGAAACGCTATGTCGTTTTCAACGTCGAGCAGATCGAGGGGCTTCCCGAGGGCAAATATCCCACCCCGGAGCCGGTCATTCAGAACCGGGACGAGCGCGACGCTGACCTTGATCGGGCTTTCGCCGCCTATGGCGTGGCGATCACCGAGCAGGAGGGCGGGGCCTATTATAATGAGCAGGCCGATCGCATCACAATGCCGCTTTACGAGAGTTTCACCAGCGGCAACGCTTTCTATGCGACCCTTGCCCATGAGGGAATCCATGCCAGCGGTCACAAGAGCCGGTTGGACCGCGAGACGCTGCATAAATATGGCGAAAGCATCGCGACGAGGGCGAAGGAGGAACTTGTGGCCGAGATCGGGGCCGCCTTCCTTTGCGCCGCCCTTGGCATGGAGCCGACCGAACGGGAGGACCACGCCGCCTATATCGACCATTGGTTGAGCGCCCTTCGGCACGACAAACGGGCGATCTTTCAGGCCGCGACCGCAGCACAGGCCGCCAGCAATTTCATCCTCGCCGCCATGGACGCGGACGAGGCCCAGCGCGCCGCAGCGTGA
- a CDS encoding antitoxin VbhA family protein, whose product MNANTPFPAPRPAISAAERARREKAVSFARGSVRYEGGILTDEIERINARFIAGELTTEEFVSAVGASDTARLG is encoded by the coding sequence ATGAACGCGAACACGCCCTTCCCCGCACCGCGTCCCGCCATCAGCGCGGCCGAGCGGGCGCGCCGCGAAAAGGCGGTCAGCTTCGCCCGTGGCAGCGTCCGCTACGAGGGCGGAATCCTCACCGATGAGATCGAGCGGATCAACGCCCGTTTCATCGCCGGCGAGCTGACCACGGAGGAGTTTGTCAGCGCGGTTGGAGCATCCGACACCGCTCGCCTTGGTTGA
- a CDS encoding Fic family protein: MVEQNEAARTYARIVELALDPVRGEFDVDHLREVHRRIFQDLPHHGPGEFRPDAPGHFKQRALEASSARIVVPYALRSETDQHLGPTLAALQGGKALSGLDTLEMSEAMAQTYARLDYLHPFREGNSRTLRSFTEQLARENGHELDWGTTNVSAKSRDDLYVARDVAVMNLRYPDLTEEKVLSLETPEEYRAGVLMLQQLHTYRHHDPLQEIIRKSLERGRDQEPYDRRMTVLDAAREIGAVAPIAANQAARNAEEARLAVLRQKAPAATEQQAIERREWIAREGNMAALSERLGQIESGYITIRHDPGAPALDRLAALADGIGRELAQQRSAPSPSIIPMRPNGRDDIER, translated from the coding sequence TTGGTTGAACAAAACGAAGCCGCGCGCACTTATGCGCGCATTGTTGAACTCGCCCTGGACCCGGTTCGGGGCGAGTTTGACGTTGACCATCTGCGCGAGGTTCATCGCCGCATCTTTCAGGATTTGCCGCACCACGGCCCCGGCGAGTTTCGGCCCGATGCACCGGGCCACTTCAAGCAGCGCGCGCTAGAAGCGAGCAGCGCCCGCATCGTTGTGCCGTATGCGCTGCGATCCGAGACGGATCAGCATCTAGGCCCGACGCTTGCCGCCCTGCAGGGCGGCAAGGCGCTATCCGGCCTCGACACGCTGGAGATGTCCGAGGCCATGGCGCAGACCTATGCGCGGCTCGATTATCTCCACCCCTTCCGCGAAGGGAATAGCCGCACCCTTCGCAGCTTCACCGAACAGCTCGCTCGCGAGAACGGGCACGAACTGGATTGGGGCACCACCAACGTCAGCGCCAAGTCGCGCGATGACCTTTATGTCGCGCGCGACGTGGCGGTTATGAATCTCCGCTATCCCGACCTCACCGAAGAGAAGGTGTTGAGCTTGGAGACGCCCGAGGAATATCGGGCGGGCGTGTTGATGCTTCAGCAGCTTCACACCTACCGGCATCATGATCCCTTGCAGGAGATCATTCGCAAGTCCTTGGAGCGGGGCCGCGATCAGGAGCCTTACGACCGGCGCATGACGGTGCTGGACGCGGCGCGCGAGATCGGCGCGGTCGCGCCGATCGCCGCGAACCAGGCCGCGCGCAACGCGGAGGAGGCGAGGCTTGCCGTGTTGCGTCAGAAGGCCCCGGCGGCGACCGAGCAGCAGGCCATAGAGCGGCGCGAGTGGATCGCGCGGGAAGGTAATATGGCGGCCCTCTCCGAGCGGCTAGGGCAGATCGAGAGCGGCTACATCACGATACGGCACGATCCCGGCGCCCCGGCTCTCGATCGCCTTGCTGCGCTCGCCGACGGCATCGGCCGCGAGCTGGCCCAACAACGCTCCGCCCCTTCCCCGTCGATCATCCCTATGCGGCCTAACGGCCGAGACGATATCGAGAGATAG
- a CDS encoding DNA-binding protein: MRAGFDETSNDQRSKAELDAWWDHPFGRTRPDGRIDVRCLNGGAHDRSSALGVADSYDEACALAEEKQANWVRQREQPIPSCRDGKIIMVRQPQRPDEQEVILGEYQPEQESSGA; the protein is encoded by the coding sequence TTGCGGGCGGGCTTTGACGAGACATCCAACGACCAGCGCAGCAAGGCAGAACTGGATGCGTGGTGGGACCATCCCTTTGGCCGGACCCGCCCTGACGGTCGCATCGACGTGCGTTGCCTCAATGGCGGAGCGCATGACAGAAGCTCCGCCCTTGGCGTCGCCGACTCCTATGACGAAGCATGTGCCTTGGCAGAGGAAAAGCAGGCCAACTGGGTCCGGCAGCGGGAACAGCCGATCCCTTCCTGTCGGGACGGGAAAATCATCATGGTTCGGCAGCCGCAGAGGCCCGATGAACAGGAAGTCATTTTGGGGGAATATCAGCCAGAGCAGGAATCGAGTGGAGCCTAA
- a CDS encoding Y-family DNA polymerase, whose product MTYAIVDIANFYVSSERVFDPRLRRVPVVVLSNNDGCAIARSEEAKALHIKMGEPFFKIRDIIKRHGIEVRSSNYELYADMNRRFNAVIAEHSDIVEIYSIDESFYRLPVLPNGLGDVAAAHRLREAIARTTGLPTRIGLGPTRALSKVANALAKATEKVWGGVVDLHDKELRARLFAEWPVHEVWGVAKALSVRLHPLGVRTAADLAALPPAVARDVGTVVLERLVRELNGIECDDFKPEPEASKATAVTRQFGAPVTDLAELREAMVRRAVRAAEKIRHQALMATRLIVFAHGSRYRPNPPSASRQTRLSPPSNDPRIIAGLAGKMMEAMYQPGGVYTKCGVLLEELVPEGAGQGDLFAVADPRAPALLAAMDGLNDRYGRGTVQLAAQGFGARGFDTKRSHKSPSWTTDINQIPIAR is encoded by the coding sequence ATGACCTACGCGATCGTCGATATCGCAAACTTCTACGTCAGCTCTGAAAGGGTATTCGATCCCAGGCTGCGCCGTGTGCCGGTCGTCGTCCTGTCCAACAACGACGGCTGCGCGATAGCGCGGAGCGAGGAGGCCAAGGCCCTCCATATCAAGATGGGCGAGCCGTTTTTCAAAATCCGCGACATCATCAAGCGACACGGAATCGAGGTCCGATCATCCAACTACGAACTCTATGCCGACATGAACCGTCGCTTCAACGCGGTGATCGCGGAGCATAGCGACATCGTGGAGATCTACTCGATCGACGAAAGCTTCTACCGTCTCCCCGTCCTGCCGAATGGGTTGGGTGACGTGGCTGCGGCGCACAGGTTGCGCGAGGCCATCGCCCGCACCACAGGGCTTCCCACCCGCATCGGGCTCGGCCCGACGCGGGCCTTGTCCAAGGTCGCGAACGCGCTCGCCAAGGCCACGGAAAAGGTGTGGGGCGGTGTCGTGGATCTCCATGACAAGGAGCTACGCGCGCGCCTCTTCGCCGAGTGGCCGGTCCATGAGGTCTGGGGCGTCGCAAAAGCGCTTTCCGTTCGCCTTCATCCCCTTGGGGTCCGCACAGCGGCCGATCTGGCGGCTCTTCCTCCGGCCGTCGCGCGCGATGTCGGCACGGTCGTTCTGGAACGCCTCGTGCGCGAACTGAACGGTATCGAGTGCGACGATTTCAAGCCCGAGCCGGAGGCGAGCAAGGCGACGGCCGTCACGCGCCAGTTTGGCGCGCCTGTCACCGATCTCGCCGAGCTGCGCGAGGCAATGGTGCGGCGCGCGGTGCGCGCGGCCGAGAAGATACGGCACCAGGCCCTCATGGCGACGCGCCTGATCGTATTCGCCCACGGCTCGCGCTACCGACCCAACCCGCCATCTGCGAGCCGTCAGACGCGCTTGTCGCCGCCCAGCAACGATCCGCGCATCATCGCCGGACTCGCCGGCAAGATGATGGAGGCAATGTATCAGCCGGGGGGTGTCTATACGAAGTGCGGCGTGCTGCTGGAGGAGCTGGTGCCGGAAGGCGCGGGGCAAGGCGATCTTTTCGCCGTCGCCGATCCTCGCGCGCCCGCCCTGCTTGCGGCGATGGATGGCCTCAATGATCGCTATGGGCGCGGCACGGTCCAGCTCGCTGCGCAAGGCTTTGGCGCGCGAGGATTCGATACCAAGCGCAGCCATAAGAGCCCGTCGTGGACGACGGACATCAATCAGATACCGATAGCGAGGTAA
- a CDS encoding LexA family protein, whose amino-acid sequence MMLPTAQPVPLADMAPGLRLRPIGVAGAGFPSPAQDWEEDAINLAELLRLNRAGSFVFRIDGSSMVDAGIADRDVVVVDRDVPPRSGDIVIAIVAGGFVCRQLVYRGRVPYLEARNSRQSYPEQMADDQTEIWGVVRAGVRDYQR is encoded by the coding sequence ATGATGCTGCCGACCGCGCAGCCGGTCCCGCTCGCCGATATGGCGCCGGGGCTCCGGCTTAGGCCGATCGGCGTTGCGGGAGCTGGCTTTCCAAGTCCCGCCCAGGATTGGGAAGAGGACGCCATCAACCTGGCCGAACTGCTGAGGCTCAACCGGGCCGGCAGTTTTGTCTTCCGTATCGACGGGTCCAGCATGGTCGATGCCGGCATCGCGGATCGCGACGTGGTTGTGGTCGATCGCGATGTGCCCCCGCGAAGCGGGGACATCGTGATTGCGATCGTCGCGGGCGGATTCGTCTGCCGCCAGCTCGTCTATCGAGGCCGCGTGCCGTATCTGGAGGCACGCAACAGCCGCCAGAGCTACCCGGAACAGATGGCGGACGATCAGACGGAGATATGGGGCGTGGTGCGCGCCGGTGTCCGCGACTACCAGCGGTAG